AATTCCTTCCAATATTCAGAACCTTCTCCAGAAACTCTCTACCCAAAAAGTTACAATAGATGTTTCTCGGTCAGATAGTAGTGCATACCGGCCTGAGGATAGTACTCTTACTTTCAATGTTCGTAGTACTGAGTACCCTTCTGGTTCTGGCTTCTACAAATTTACATATACTGAATCAAATAAGACATTCAAACTTCAAGCAGTTAAACACGGTGGCAACACTACGTTAAAAGGTATAAGCTCTGATGAACCTCTTGAGAATGTAATAGCATACTACCATGGGAGTGACTCTTTAGACGAGAAGAAACTTTTATTGGTAGGACTAGTGAGCAAGGGTGATCGGAAGAATGTATATTATAACAGATCGCTTATTACAGACGGTTCATGGTTTAAATATGTTAGATCTGATGACCAAACAACAGAATttaatgaagatgaactAAAACAGATAGTTGTAGCTCTTAAGAAGATACACATTCCCGATCCACCTAATGCAAGTTCTTCACTTCCTCTTGCACTTACGGATACCCTAAAGATCGGTGGAAGTAGTCTAACGACGGCTGGGTTGGGTGGTCTCGCTGTATGGAAGGGACCTGCTCTAATCGCACGACTAATTGCTCGTCTGTAGACTACCTACCTGCCAATAGGCAATACTAGGACCATGAGACACTCTTCCTtctagactcctctcttgttaCACTTTTAATcccattcttgtactcTATTCTCTCAtacatttatcattttaCACACACTATATTTACAGGTAGGTCCTTGGATTCTACACTGAGTCTTGTTGGAAATGATTTTGTGAAAAAGACAGGATATAATGGCTGCCCAGGTGTTTACGAAAACGGAGTATTCGTATatggtgataaagatgCCTTGTATATGAATGTATTATCAAGACATTTCTTGAACGATTTTATTAGATTTCTTCCCGAAGATTCCCTGAATAGAGTGATATTCTTCCAACGGGATGATTCGTATTCACTCGTTGATACTGATCCCTGGATAAAAACTATTTTAAAAGGAAATGAATTACCAGCCACTCAAGTTAAAACGCTTGATGAAATTTTGAATCTTGATATAATAAAGATAATGATATATAGTGATCCTTCTTTGCTTGTCAACCTTAGAAAAAATGTAGGATTTAATGCATTTATGTTACATAATAACTTGTTTATGATCTCGCCACTTGATCTGAATAAATCTCTCGGTATTAATCAACTCATGGAGAACTATGGTATCTCTCCAAAAGATTGCGGATTCATAGGGGATGGTCATAATGATATAGAGGCAATGAAGTTTTGCAATGTCTCATTTGCGGTAGCAAATGCACCAGATGAAGTTAAGAAGCATGCAAAGATTGTGCTGGACAAAACCTGTGACCAAGGAGCAGTTGCAGAGGCCCTCAAACTCACATATGGGCTCTGATTGCTCTACCACATCGACtaattaatgcagttttacTATACATGTTTAAGCAGTTAAGAGGTGGACTGCGCAATAATTTAGGAGACTAGTCACTATCAGTGTAGATGTTGTTAATGTCTCTGGTATGGTTATATAACGCATGGTAGGAGGAAGAGACGATGTCgtaagtcgggataattatcaccactaatctccattattttcttaGCCAGAGGAAGATTCTCTCTAAACCCACCACTTTTCCGCTCATAATCTCCATTCAGTATAAATAATTGAGTAGGATGTTTATAGGATGTGTGAAATGAGTAGTTAGACAGGAGACACCTTACACATCTCAGTGGAAGGATAGCATAGGATAAGCTTATGAGTGACTAATACACTGATTTAGATATAGTTAGAAGGCTAGTACAGGAAGATGTTTGAATGATGACTGAGATTGATGACTAACATTCCATGGACCGTGAATCTACAATGGACTCTCAACGGAGAGTATATACAAGGCTCTTATTGATGGCTAAAGATGAGATGGAGTCAGAACCGGTGTTCTAACCACAAGGATATTGATACCTATTTGCATCCACTCTATCTTACAGTGGAGTAGAGGATAGTGATAGTAAGCCTGCTATATTAGAGAGTGTTGGAGAAACTTTTAAGATGCTACGTAGTTTGTATACTGAAGTGTGGAGATAACTTCACATTTAAAGGAGGTGGAACATGTATACTCAAAAATGGTACAGGTTATCCATATATGTAAGCTACAAACACTCTACTAATGCAGTTAAATGGTACTGGTTGGTCCCTATACACACTATTTAAAGGAGGTAAGCAAGTCTCTTCTAGACAATCTCTGGGCTCTTATACCTACTAGGCTTGAATCTACTCTGTCATAGTAAACCTGTACAACATGTTAGTGCATAGAGAATGCCAAGTACGGCTTAACAGTGGAGGCTAATTGACAGACTCTTGATGCTCTGGAGAATGAGGTGAGGgtctactggaatggtAGACACCTATCCAGAGacaggaagaatgtgttCCCCGTAGGATAACCGGTAGTCAAGATACAAACTCATACTTTACACAAAGTTCTTACGCATCTTAATGGCCAAATATACTTGGAATAATGAATGTAGAGAAGAATGTGAGAGATTAGACACGCCCAGTCTAGAGGAGATATAGAGGCTAAATGAGCACACCTTTGGAAGAACGAGTGGGATTTACAGGTAgaaaattatggaaattATGATTACGCATTAGAAAATGTAGAATTATTTGTCTTTGCCCGGTTAGACGATATATCTATGGGGTCTGGAATATCCTCTTCCTGGGTTCCATTCCTCCTCGGTAATCGCTTATTCTTGTTGTCTGATGGGAAATACTTTCGGTATATCTGGTCGCATTTCACTGTTGTTTAATGTGGCTTAGAAATCCCAAAAGGTCCCGGAGGAACAGGAGTTCCTCTTTGTCTTATCGCAAATAGACAATCATTCAAACAAGAATGAAGACGAATACGCGGTAGTAAATCGATCAAGCTCGTATGTCATCACAACCTCTGGTCGAAATGAGTGAGGAAAAGAAGGGGGATGAGAACAATGGCTTGAAGAATGCCGCGGCATACTTTTCAGGCTTTGCCATATACCTGTTTTCGCACTTTTCCATATCTGCTGGTAACTTTGCAGCCTCAAGGTTTCGAATTCCGTCCAGTCTTGTTGGTCTCTACATCAATAGGTTCATCATCTCGTACAGGATATCAACCTTTGCAGGGAACACATTGATGACCATTTATGACATTGGTGTAGGAAAACATATGGATAAGGTTTCTACAGTGTTACGTTGGTCAGATGCAATGACATATGTCCTTGccttgtttatattctgGATGGGTGGTGAACAGGGTTACATTACGTTTTATTACTGGTTTACAGTTACCGTAGGATTATTGA
This region of Theileria equi strain WA chromosome 1, complete sequence genomic DNA includes:
- a CDS encoding haloacid dehalogenase-like hydrolase family member protein (encoded by transcript BEWA_026010A); protein product: MESDSTSITETPSFVKPEEPPKYFGIDIDGTFYTGNEEAWEKNVEAFAEVRKKGYTPFFCTSRSLDSTLSLVGNDFVKKTGYNGCPGVYENGVFVYGDKDALYMNVLSRHFLNDFIRFLPEDSLNRVIFFQRDDSYSLVDTDPWIKTILKGNELPATQVKTLDEILNLDIIKIMIYSDPSLLVNLRKNVGFNAFMLHNNLFMISPLDLNKSLGINQLMENYGISPKDCGFIGDGHNDIEAMKFCNVSFAVANAPDEVKKHAKIVLDKTCDQGAVAEALKLTYGL